A stretch of Desulfobacter hydrogenophilus DNA encodes these proteins:
- the glp gene encoding gephyrin-like molybdotransferase Glp, translating to MTSFFKVKSLDEVLGMTQLFSPVGIEELHTRDAFSRVLAKDLISGENLPGFRRSCMDGYAVSAASTFGASESGPAWLTLKGAIAMGDIPDFKLAPGEAARISTGGMLPAGADAVVMVEHTEAVDEQSIEIYKSVAPLQHVIDVTEDFAKGQTVIEKGRLMRPQEIGLAAGLGHTRIRTYQVPKVGIISTGDEVIPVDKTPEPGMVRDINSYSLSALVTQAGGEPVRYGIVKDDPRALKSMCKKALAHTDMVLLSGGSSVGTRDYTVEVLSDLPDTDILVHGISVSPGKPTILAKSGHIPVWGLPGQVVSAMVVFQMVVTAFLHRLRGLSRPVFPVKTSARLSRNLASSQGRRDFVRVVLEQEGHELVARPILGKSGLIRTMVQADGLLEIGEHVEGLEKGSMVDIILLK from the coding sequence ATGACCAGTTTTTTCAAGGTAAAATCCCTGGACGAGGTTCTGGGGATGACGCAGCTTTTTTCCCCTGTGGGCATAGAGGAACTGCACACCCGGGATGCCTTTTCAAGGGTCCTTGCAAAGGATCTGATTTCCGGAGAGAATCTGCCCGGATTCAGGCGCTCCTGTATGGATGGATATGCGGTGAGCGCCGCGTCTACCTTTGGGGCATCGGAATCTGGTCCTGCATGGCTGACCCTTAAGGGCGCCATTGCCATGGGGGATATTCCGGACTTTAAACTGGCACCGGGGGAAGCCGCCCGGATCTCCACCGGCGGCATGCTGCCAGCCGGTGCAGACGCGGTTGTCATGGTGGAGCACACCGAGGCTGTGGACGAACAGTCCATTGAAATCTATAAATCCGTGGCCCCGCTGCAGCATGTCATTGATGTCACCGAGGATTTTGCAAAGGGTCAGACCGTCATTGAAAAAGGCCGCCTGATGCGGCCCCAGGAAATCGGTCTGGCTGCAGGGTTAGGGCACACCCGAATCCGGACATATCAGGTACCAAAGGTGGGAATCATCTCCACCGGGGATGAAGTAATCCCTGTGGATAAAACACCTGAACCCGGTATGGTGCGCGATATTAATTCCTATTCTTTGTCTGCCTTGGTGACCCAGGCAGGCGGAGAACCTGTGCGGTACGGCATCGTAAAAGATGATCCCAGGGCTTTAAAATCAATGTGTAAAAAAGCGCTGGCCCACACGGATATGGTGCTGCTTTCAGGCGGTTCTTCCGTGGGCACAAGGGATTATACGGTTGAGGTGCTGTCAGACCTGCCGGATACGGACATTCTGGTCCACGGTATTTCCGTAAGCCCGGGCAAACCCACCATCCTTGCGAAATCCGGCCATATCCCTGTGTGGGGGCTGCCCGGCCAGGTGGTTTCAGCCATGGTGGTGTTCCAGATGGTGGTAACAGCTTTCCTCCACCGTCTAAGGGGCTTGTCCCGGCCGGTTTTCCCGGTAAAAACATCGGCTCGTTTGTCCCGGAATCTGGCATCTTCCCAGGGCAGGCGGGACTTTGTGCGGGTGGTTCTGGAGCAGGAAGGTCATGAGCTTGTGGCCCGCCCCATTCTTGGCAAGTCAGGATTGATCCGGACCATGGTCCAGGCAGACGGGTTGCTTGAAATTGGTGAGCATGTAGAAGGCCTGGAGAAAGGCAGCATGGTAGATATAATTCTTTTAAAATAG
- a CDS encoding LL-diaminopimelate aminotransferase, giving the protein MITANENYNKLNASYLFADIAKRVQVYQDNNPDKEVIRLGIGDVTLPLPPAVVQGFKKGVDEMADDATFRGYGPEQGYQFLRQAIAVGDFQSRGADIEADEIFVSDGAKCDTGNFQELFSNDITIAIPDPVYPVYLDTNVMAGRTGEFKDGRYQGIVYMDCLKEKGFMPDLPDSSVDLIYLCFPNNPTGSTATKKQLAAWVDYARDNKALILFDAAYEAFIRDENLPRSIYEIPGAKEVAVEFRSFSKTAGFTGTRCGFTVVPKACMIYTADGSKVSLHDMWNRRQSTKFNGVSYPVQKAAEAVYSPEGQAQIKANIDYYLANAGVIRQTMTDLELDHVGGDNSPYIWIDGNGRDSWEFFDLLLDKAGVVCTPGGGFGRCGAQSIRISAFNSPENVAKAMARLKNVLK; this is encoded by the coding sequence GTGATTACAGCCAATGAAAATTACAACAAACTGAATGCCTCATATTTATTTGCAGATATAGCCAAACGGGTTCAAGTCTACCAGGACAACAACCCCGACAAGGAGGTGATTCGCCTTGGTATCGGCGACGTTACCCTGCCTCTGCCCCCTGCGGTTGTTCAGGGATTTAAAAAGGGCGTAGATGAAATGGCCGATGATGCCACATTCAGAGGATATGGTCCTGAACAGGGATATCAATTTTTAAGACAGGCTATTGCCGTTGGTGATTTCCAGTCCAGGGGTGCGGACATTGAGGCGGATGAAATTTTTGTGTCCGACGGCGCCAAATGCGATACAGGCAATTTTCAGGAGCTGTTCTCCAATGATATCACCATTGCCATTCCGGATCCGGTTTATCCGGTGTACCTGGATACAAATGTAATGGCCGGAAGAACCGGTGAGTTCAAGGACGGACGGTACCAGGGTATTGTTTACATGGATTGCCTGAAAGAAAAGGGGTTTATGCCGGATCTGCCCGATTCGTCCGTGGATCTGATCTATCTTTGTTTCCCCAACAATCCCACAGGATCCACTGCCACAAAAAAGCAGCTTGCTGCCTGGGTGGATTATGCCCGGGACAATAAAGCCCTGATCCTGTTTGATGCCGCCTATGAAGCCTTTATCCGGGATGAAAATCTTCCCAGAAGTATTTATGAAATCCCCGGGGCCAAAGAGGTGGCTGTGGAATTCAGAAGTTTTTCCAAGACAGCTGGTTTCACAGGCACCCGCTGCGGATTTACGGTGGTGCCCAAGGCATGCATGATCTATACGGCCGACGGCTCCAAGGTCTCCTTACATGACATGTGGAACCGTCGGCAGTCCACCAAATTCAACGGCGTCTCTTATCCGGTGCAAAAGGCTGCAGAGGCGGTTTACAGCCCCGAGGGCCAGGCCCAGATTAAAGCAAATATCGACTATTACCTTGCCAATGCCGGGGTGATTCGCCAAACCATGACAGACCTTGAACTTGACCATGTGGGGGGTGATAATTCTCCATACATCTGGATCGACGGCAATGGCCGGGATTCCTGGGAATTTTTTGACCTGTTGCTGGACAAAGCGGGTGTGGTCTGTACCCCCGGGGGGGGCTTTGGGCGGTGTGGGGCGCAATCCATAAGAATTTCTGCGTTTAACAGTCCTGAAAATGTAGCCAAGGCCATGGCGCGCTTAAAAAATGTTTTAAAATGA
- a CDS encoding methyl-accepting chemotaxis protein: MIAKIKGDTGNLTDSSSKLADVSERLSSAAEEISGRADAVTSASKKMSLNMDSMSAAMEQAADNINMISAAFEKINPTISQISHNTEKARDITIKAVGQTEYASKQMGELGTAAKEIFTVVETITEISSQVNLLALNVSIEVARAGEADKGFAVVANEIKELANQTADASSQFKKRVAGIQQSTEGTTAEIISITKVVEDINEIVSTIAAALQKNLHLSNFSSKLRVALTH; encoded by the coding sequence ATGATTGCGAAAATAAAGGGTGATACCGGGAATCTTACGGACTCCTCCTCAAAACTTGCCGACGTTTCCGAGCGATTGAGTTCAGCCGCCGAAGAGATATCGGGCCGGGCAGATGCCGTTACGTCGGCATCGAAAAAAATGAGTCTAAATATGGATTCCATGTCCGCAGCCATGGAGCAGGCCGCCGACAATATCAACATGATTTCGGCCGCATTCGAGAAGATAAATCCAACTATTTCTCAGATCTCCCATAATACCGAAAAAGCCCGGGATATTACAATCAAGGCCGTTGGTCAGACAGAATATGCCAGCAAACAGATGGGAGAACTCGGTACGGCTGCCAAAGAAATTTTTACCGTGGTGGAGACCATTACGGAAATCTCTTCCCAGGTCAATCTGCTGGCCCTGAATGTCTCCATTGAGGTGGCCAGAGCCGGCGAGGCCGACAAGGGGTTTGCTGTTGTTGCCAATGAAATCAAGGAGCTGGCAAACCAGACAGCCGATGCCTCCAGCCAATTCAAAAAACGCGTGGCCGGAATCCAACAGTCCACCGAGGGTACCACGGCAGAAATCATCTCCATCACAAAAGTGGTGGAAGATATCAATGAAATTGTTTCAACCATTGCTGCGGCGTTGCAGAAAAATTTGCATCTGAGTAACTTTTCGTCCAAACTCAGAGTTGCGCTTACGCACTGA
- a CDS encoding molybdopterin biosynthesis protein, translating to METKRNVYLNMVGIQQAQDCLFKNFGHLETGVQTLDVVQARNRVLAAPAVAAISSPNFHAAAMDGVAVDAKSTFGASDEAPKSLTIEKTAFWVNTGHVLPEGTNAVIMIENLNILDENTIEIEAPAFPWQYVRKMGEDIVATQLLFPRHHKINAYAMGALLSGGVFKVSVRKRPRVLIIPTGSELKRWQDVTPETMGSGDVVESNATVLTALCADHGADATVNPMLEDDLKTIQMAVSKGVDQGYDMVMILGGSSAGSKDYSKPVIEKLGQIYVHGVTMMPGKPLMFGRIGETPVFGIPGYPVSAIVAFEIFAGPLLLTMQHLPPLKQEVVEVFPVRKVTSKLGQEEFLRVKIGSVDGRLMSSQLPRGAGSITTLTEADGIIRIPQHVEGIEAGEKVQAHLLRSQASIENTVVITGSHDNTLDLLADQIRLEHPGMGISSSHVGSMGGLMAIKRGGCHMAGCHLLDPDDGSYNISYLKKYLPDVPVRLVNLVMRQQGLILPKGNPDKVKGLADIVEKKLAFINRQPGSGTRILFDFSLKENGLSAADIPGYENEEYTHMSVAVAVLSGRARAGLGIKAAALALKLDFLPVVTESYDIVIPEIYYDLPKIQALLYTIQSDEFKQRVLVLGGYGVERTGKELFRSI from the coding sequence ATGGAAACTAAACGCAATGTCTATTTGAATATGGTGGGAATCCAACAAGCCCAGGATTGTTTGTTTAAAAATTTTGGTCATCTGGAAACAGGTGTGCAGACCCTGGATGTGGTGCAGGCCCGGAACAGGGTTTTGGCGGCACCTGCTGTGGCAGCCATATCTTCGCCCAATTTTCATGCTGCCGCCATGGATGGTGTGGCGGTGGATGCCAAATCCACCTTTGGGGCAAGTGATGAGGCCCCAAAGTCTTTGACCATTGAAAAAACCGCTTTCTGGGTGAATACCGGACATGTGCTTCCTGAAGGCACCAATGCCGTCATCATGATTGAAAACCTCAATATCCTGGATGAAAACACCATTGAAATTGAGGCACCGGCTTTTCCCTGGCAATATGTCCGCAAAATGGGTGAAGATATCGTGGCGACCCAGTTGCTGTTTCCCAGGCACCACAAAATCAATGCCTATGCCATGGGTGCACTTCTTTCCGGCGGGGTGTTCAAGGTGTCAGTGAGAAAAAGGCCCAGGGTGCTGATTATTCCAACGGGATCGGAGCTTAAACGCTGGCAGGATGTGACGCCGGAAACCATGGGGTCCGGTGATGTGGTGGAATCCAACGCCACTGTATTGACTGCCCTGTGCGCCGACCACGGAGCAGACGCCACGGTCAATCCCATGCTTGAAGATGATCTTAAAACCATTCAGATGGCCGTGTCCAAAGGCGTGGACCAGGGATATGACATGGTCATGATCCTGGGCGGTTCCTCTGCCGGGTCCAAGGATTATTCAAAACCGGTGATTGAAAAGTTAGGGCAAATTTACGTCCACGGGGTGACAATGATGCCGGGTAAACCCCTGATGTTCGGCCGGATTGGAGAAACCCCGGTTTTCGGGATTCCCGGCTATCCGGTATCCGCCATTGTTGCCTTTGAAATATTTGCAGGGCCTCTGCTGCTGACCATGCAGCATCTCCCCCCGTTAAAACAGGAGGTCGTAGAAGTCTTCCCAGTCAGGAAAGTCACGTCAAAACTGGGGCAGGAAGAATTCTTAAGGGTAAAAATCGGTTCCGTGGACGGTAGACTCATGTCTTCCCAGCTACCCCGGGGAGCAGGCAGTATCACCACCCTGACAGAAGCCGATGGGATCATACGAATCCCGCAGCATGTGGAAGGTATCGAGGCCGGCGAAAAAGTGCAGGCCCATCTGCTTCGGTCCCAGGCATCCATTGAAAATACGGTGGTGATCACAGGCTCCCATGACAATACCCTCGACCTGCTGGCAGATCAGATTCGGCTTGAACATCCGGGCATGGGAATCTCTTCCAGCCATGTGGGAAGTATGGGCGGGCTGATGGCCATTAAAAGGGGGGGCTGCCACATGGCCGGCTGCCATCTGCTGGACCCCGATGACGGCTCTTATAATATCTCATACCTTAAAAAGTACCTGCCTGATGTGCCGGTGCGCCTGGTCAATCTTGTGATGCGCCAACAGGGATTAATTCTGCCCAAAGGCAACCCGGACAAGGTCAAAGGACTTGCAGATATTGTTGAAAAAAAATTAGCCTTTATCAACCGCCAGCCCGGCTCGGGCACCCGGATTTTGTTTGATTTCAGCTTAAAGGAAAATGGCCTGTCAGCGGCAGATATTCCTGGTTATGAAAATGAGGAATATACCCACATGTCTGTTGCTGTGGCGGTATTATCGGGCCGGGCCAGGGCCGGGCTTGGCATCAAGGCTGCGGCCCTGGCCCTGAAACTGGATTTTCTACCTGTTGTCACTGAATCCTACGACATAGTCATCCCTGAAATTTATTATGATCTACCGAAAATCCAGGCCCTTCTTTATACTATTCAATCTGATGAATTCAAACAGCGAGTCTTGGTCTTGGGGGGATACGGGGTGGAAAGAACCGGAAAAGAATTGTTCCGGTCTATTTAA
- a CDS encoding undecaprenyl-diphosphate phosphatase, translating to MEIYQGIILGILQGLTEFLPVSSSGHLVLGQIYFGITECGLVFDASVHMGTLGAVFIVYFKDIQEILKSLVHYAGTRDVRGHETNLALAAAIIIGSVPTAIIGLVLKQFEEILFTSSLLVGAMLIVTGSFLWVSRHYYRVEEGEPLTPSKAVIIGIVQGLAVIPGISRSGATIATGLFTGLDRKTAARFSFLLSIPAILGAQVISVKDMIESQGHIDPATICGTIASFIVGLAALKLLLKLVNTGKFHLFAPYCWLAGILALSSNFL from the coding sequence ATGGAGATCTATCAGGGTATAATTCTAGGTATCCTCCAGGGGCTTACAGAGTTCCTGCCGGTAAGCAGTTCAGGCCATCTGGTCCTGGGCCAAATCTATTTTGGAATTACTGAATGTGGCCTTGTTTTTGATGCGTCCGTACATATGGGAACCCTGGGCGCTGTATTTATTGTATATTTTAAAGATATCCAGGAAATCTTAAAAAGCCTGGTGCACTATGCCGGAACCCGGGATGTTAGAGGACATGAAACGAATCTGGCCCTGGCTGCCGCAATCATTATCGGTTCAGTACCCACGGCAATAATCGGATTAGTGCTGAAACAGTTTGAGGAGATTCTGTTTACTTCTTCTTTACTGGTAGGTGCCATGCTTATAGTAACAGGGAGCTTTTTATGGGTGTCCAGGCATTATTATAGGGTTGAAGAAGGTGAACCGTTGACCCCTTCAAAGGCTGTTATCATCGGCATTGTCCAGGGGCTTGCCGTTATTCCGGGCATTTCCCGGTCCGGTGCCACCATTGCCACCGGACTGTTCACAGGACTGGACAGAAAAACAGCGGCCCGGTTCTCATTTCTTTTATCCATCCCTGCCATTCTCGGTGCCCAGGTGATCAGTGTAAAAGACATGATAGAATCCCAGGGCCACATTGACCCTGCCACCATTTGTGGCACAATCGCGTCATTCATCGTTGGGCTGGCAGCATTAAAACTATTACTAAAACTGGTGAACACAGGCAAATTTCATCTATTTGCACCCTATTGCTGGCTGGCCGGAATTCTGGCGCTTTCTTCAAATTTTCTATAA
- a CDS encoding phosphomannomutase/phosphoglucomutase translates to MHPGIFREYDIRGIAGKEISEKDANAVGKAYGSMLMVQGRKKVSVGRDCRITSEAYSKAFIDGVLSSGCDVVDIGVCPTPVLYFSIHQLSLEGGAMITASHNPPEYNGFKLMSGLDSIHSHGLQDIRKIIEDQAYTHGQGTLTKADVISPYMAMIQENITLKNKLRVGIDAGNGTGGITALPVLRGLGCEVHDIYCDLDGTFPNHEADPTQKKNMTDLIALVRKNNLDLGIGYDGDADRIGVVDKFGNLIYGDQLMVIYAKEILSRHPGATFISEVKCSMVMYDEITKMGGNPIMWRTGHSLIKKKMKEEDAALAGEMSGHMFFKDRYYGYDDALYASCRLLEIMDSTGLGVDELIKDLPKTYTTPEIRVDCPDAVKFKVVEKIVALYKARQEVIDIDGMRAIYEDGWGLVRASNTQPALVLRFEALTEPRLEEIKTKIETDLKKIIEDT, encoded by the coding sequence ATGCATCCTGGAATATTCAGGGAATATGACATCCGCGGTATTGCAGGGAAAGAGATTTCCGAAAAAGACGCCAATGCCGTAGGAAAGGCATATGGATCAATGCTCATGGTCCAGGGCCGCAAAAAAGTATCTGTTGGTCGGGACTGCCGCATCACTTCGGAAGCCTATTCAAAGGCATTTATTGACGGGGTATTGTCCTCAGGATGCGATGTCGTGGACATCGGTGTCTGCCCTACCCCGGTTCTCTATTTTTCCATTCACCAACTTAGCCTTGAAGGCGGGGCCATGATTACGGCCAGCCATAATCCTCCGGAATACAACGGGTTCAAGCTGATGAGCGGACTGGATTCCATCCACAGCCACGGGCTGCAGGATATACGCAAGATCATCGAAGACCAGGCCTATACCCATGGCCAGGGCACGTTGACAAAGGCGGATGTGATTTCTCCATATATGGCCATGATCCAAGAGAACATCACACTGAAAAATAAACTCCGGGTGGGCATTGATGCGGGCAACGGCACCGGCGGCATAACCGCGTTGCCGGTGCTGCGGGGACTGGGCTGCGAGGTCCATGATATTTACTGCGATCTGGACGGCACCTTCCCCAACCACGAGGCTGATCCCACCCAGAAAAAAAATATGACGGATCTCATTGCCCTGGTGAGAAAGAATAATCTGGACCTTGGCATCGGCTATGACGGAGATGCAGACCGCATCGGCGTGGTGGACAAGTTCGGCAACCTCATTTACGGGGACCAACTCATGGTGATTTATGCCAAGGAAATTCTGTCCCGCCATCCCGGTGCAACCTTTATCTCCGAGGTCAAGTGCTCCATGGTCATGTATGATGAGATCACAAAGATGGGCGGCAACCCAATCATGTGGCGCACAGGCCACTCCCTGATCAAAAAGAAAATGAAGGAAGAGGATGCGGCCCTGGCAGGAGAAATGAGCGGGCACATGTTTTTCAAGGACCGCTACTACGGATATGACGATGCCCTGTATGCATCCTGCCGGCTTCTGGAAATCATGGACAGCACCGGCCTTGGTGTGGACGAATTAATTAAAGACCTGCCCAAAACCTATACCACGCCCGAGATCCGGGTTGACTGCCCGGACGCGGTCAAGTTCAAGGTTGTGGAAAAAATAGTGGCATTGTATAAAGCCCGCCAAGAGGTCATTGACATTGACGGGATGCGGGCCATCTATGAAGACGGGTGGGGTCTTGTGCGGGCCTCCAATACCCAGCCGGCCCTGGTGCTTCGCTTTGAGGCCCTGACCGAACCCCGTCTGGAAGAAATTAAAACCAAAATTGAAACAGATTTGAAAAAAATCATTGAGGACACGTAG
- a CDS encoding ATP-dependent helicase, whose protein sequence is MQLSQPQQDAVDHTGSPALVVAGAGSGKTRTLTAKFSHLIATGHAPERILAITFTNKAAQEMKTRLMEMTDLPQMRFEWVRTYHSACLMILKRHCQIMGYTPPLQVFTVYQQDKLTKELCVKNNIDKKYARRILSSISRAKNDGDPAKYFDRKPGFLNIRMADIFAQFEERLAEMNCVDFDNILLKTRDLLRDNEEVRNFYQNLFSYILVDEYQDTNNLQEELTSLLLGEHRNLFCVGDDWQAVYGFRGSNVNHFLRFGEKYKNAKIFRLEENYRSADEIVQAANDLIDYNPDKMEKRCFSQKKGGVLEIYEFMSDAHEAEWAARRILNLHKQGQGIPLDRMAVVYRTKFCSLPFEKTFRAFRLPYRLMGAQGFFERMEVLDINSYLSASFFPNDDLSFERVINTPKRGIGPAMIKKLAALRDQGGSLQGAARIMVRDRLVTKKVHENMSEVLDILDTIHDMAPAMAMETVIARTGYIDFLKNKAKTDGEFVSKKENIEQLIHTARAKDTMLEYLEEAALIREDKDEDDQDENGVGLLTIHSAKGLEFDVVFIVGCEEGLFPHWRSIDEGDAALSEERRLMYVAMTRAERFLYLSHVNYRKGDFATPSRFIDQVRECIA, encoded by the coding sequence ATGCAACTATCCCAGCCCCAGCAGGACGCTGTTGATCATACCGGCTCCCCGGCCCTCGTGGTTGCGGGAGCCGGTTCCGGTAAAACAAGAACGCTTACTGCCAAATTTTCCCATCTCATTGCCACGGGGCATGCCCCGGAACGTATTCTGGCGATCACCTTTACCAATAAAGCCGCCCAGGAAATGAAAACCCGGCTTATGGAGATGACAGATCTTCCCCAGATGCGCTTTGAATGGGTAAGAACCTATCATTCCGCCTGTCTGATGATCTTGAAACGGCATTGTCAAATTATGGGATACACCCCACCCTTACAGGTGTTTACCGTATACCAGCAGGATAAACTGACCAAGGAGCTGTGCGTAAAAAACAATATTGATAAAAAATACGCACGCAGGATTCTGTCCTCCATTTCCCGGGCCAAGAACGACGGTGATCCCGCCAAATATTTTGATCGCAAACCCGGATTTCTCAACATTCGAATGGCCGATATTTTTGCCCAATTTGAAGAACGCCTGGCGGAAATGAACTGTGTTGATTTTGACAATATTCTGCTCAAGACCCGGGACCTGCTCCGGGATAATGAAGAGGTCCGAAATTTCTACCAAAATCTTTTTTCCTATATCCTGGTGGATGAGTACCAGGACACCAACAACCTGCAGGAGGAACTGACCTCGCTTCTGTTAGGCGAGCACCGCAACCTGTTCTGCGTCGGGGATGACTGGCAGGCCGTATATGGATTCCGCGGTTCCAATGTGAACCACTTTTTACGGTTTGGAGAAAAATACAAAAATGCAAAAATTTTCCGGTTGGAGGAAAATTACAGGTCTGCCGACGAGATTGTCCAGGCAGCCAATGATCTCATTGACTACAACCCCGACAAAATGGAAAAACGCTGTTTTTCACAGAAAAAAGGCGGGGTGCTGGAGATCTATGAATTCATGTCAGATGCCCATGAAGCCGAATGGGCTGCCAGGCGTATCCTGAATCTTCACAAACAGGGACAGGGCATTCCCCTTGACAGGATGGCCGTGGTTTACCGGACCAAATTCTGCTCCCTGCCCTTTGAAAAAACCTTCAGGGCATTCCGCCTTCCTTACCGGCTGATGGGCGCCCAGGGCTTTTTTGAACGTATGGAAGTGCTGGACATCAACTCCTATTTAAGCGCCTCGTTTTTCCCCAATGATGACCTCTCCTTTGAGCGGGTTATCAATACGCCAAAACGGGGAATCGGACCTGCCATGATTAAGAAGCTGGCTGCCTTGCGCGATCAAGGCGGTTCTCTGCAGGGTGCCGCAAGGATCATGGTCCGGGACCGGCTTGTGACTAAAAAGGTCCATGAAAATATGTCCGAAGTCCTGGACATCCTGGATACCATCCATGACATGGCCCCGGCCATGGCCATGGAAACCGTCATTGCCCGCACCGGGTATATAGACTTCCTGAAAAATAAGGCAAAAACCGATGGGGAGTTCGTTTCCAAAAAAGAAAATATCGAACAGCTGATCCACACGGCCCGTGCCAAAGACACCATGCTGGAATACCTGGAAGAGGCAGCCCTGATACGGGAGGACAAAGACGAGGACGACCAGGATGAAAACGGTGTGGGTCTGCTCACTATTCATTCGGCCAAGGGGCTGGAGTTTGATGTGGTGTTCATCGTCGGGTGCGAAGAGGGGCTGTTCCCCCACTGGCGTTCCATTGACGAGGGCGATGCCGCACTGTCCGAGGAACGCAGGCTCATGTATGTGGCCATGACCCGGGCTGAGCGTTTTTTGTACCTAAGCCACGTCAATTACCGCAAAGGCGATTTTGCCACCCCCAGCCGGTTCATCGATCAGGTACGGGAGTGCATAGCCTAG
- a CDS encoding OmpA family protein: MNKKRLVQTLLTITAFLFLFGCAAKEPAGLPSFSAKQFDASMYQSKVNNFVIILDASSSMEDYCMGNPKFMIGKAIAEHMNMTIPELGQTAGLRSFGHAESISKNETELFYGMEEYNSAALAEKLGEISKAGGYSPIGSAIAAMGTDLESLSGKTAVIIISDGLDMEADMAQAAAVKEQYGDDICFYPIQVSNDEEGTAFLSEIAEIGGCAGLVNARELMSAEAMAAFVEKVFLENADAPAPVPAPMDSDGDGVLDPDDQCPGTPAGAKVNAVGCWVLDNVLFDFDKAIVKPATFAQLDAVYEILEKNPAMSVELQGHTDNIGSKKYNMELSLRRANAVANYLVDKGIARNRLATTGFGFDKPVALNSTDFGRSLNRRVEIHPY; encoded by the coding sequence ATGAACAAGAAACGTTTAGTGCAAACACTTTTAACCATCACCGCCTTCCTCTTTCTGTTTGGTTGCGCTGCGAAAGAACCTGCCGGGCTTCCCTCATTTTCCGCTAAACAGTTTGATGCGTCCATGTATCAGTCCAAAGTGAATAACTTTGTTATTATCCTGGATGCCTCCAGCTCCATGGAAGACTACTGTATGGGCAATCCCAAATTCATGATCGGCAAAGCGATTGCAGAACATATGAACATGACCATTCCTGAACTCGGACAGACTGCCGGGTTGAGAAGCTTTGGACATGCAGAATCCATCTCCAAAAACGAAACCGAACTGTTTTACGGCATGGAAGAGTACAACTCAGCTGCCCTGGCTGAAAAACTCGGCGAGATTTCAAAAGCCGGCGGCTACAGCCCCATTGGTTCAGCCATTGCCGCCATGGGTACTGACCTTGAAAGTCTTTCCGGAAAAACCGCCGTTATTATTATTTCCGACGGTTTGGACATGGAAGCGGATATGGCCCAGGCAGCGGCTGTTAAAGAACAGTATGGCGATGATATTTGCTTCTACCCCATTCAGGTCAGCAATGACGAAGAAGGTACGGCATTCCTCTCTGAGATTGCAGAAATTGGTGGTTGCGCAGGTTTGGTAAACGCCAGGGAACTTATGTCCGCCGAGGCAATGGCCGCGTTTGTTGAAAAGGTATTCCTGGAGAATGCAGATGCTCCTGCTCCTGTGCCTGCCCCCATGGACAGCGATGGTGATGGTGTCCTTGATCCTGATGACCAGTGCCCCGGAACACCTGCCGGTGCAAAAGTAAATGCCGTTGGTTGCTGGGTTCTTGATAACGTATTGTTTGATTTTGATAAAGCCATTGTCAAACCTGCAACCTTTGCACAGCTTGATGCCGTTTATGAAATTTTGGAAAAAAATCCTGCAATGAGTGTTGAACTCCAGGGCCACACGGATAATATCGGTTCTAAGAAATACAACATGGAACTGTCCCTGAGACGTGCGAATGCCGTTGCCAATTACCTGGTAGACAAAGGTATTGCCCGCAACCGTCTGGCCACCACAGGCTTTGGCTTTGACAAACCCGTTGCCCTAAACAGCACCGATTTTGGCCGCTCCCTGAACAGAAGGGTTGAAATTCATCCCTACTAA
- a CDS encoding TraR/DksA family transcriptional regulator produces MTQVSQVSSNKYSPLDNEPYMSDGQLAYFKGQLMQRKDELRNRISKSIKKIKTLEAAQADILDRINSYIDLELEVKSFKRHSDMIEQVDRALARIDDGSFGYCELTGDKIGLRRLEAIPFATMSIKALEAFEADQKKMFLPRQALYS; encoded by the coding sequence ATGACACAGGTTTCGCAAGTATCTTCAAACAAGTATTCTCCTTTGGACAACGAGCCTTACATGAGCGACGGACAGCTCGCTTATTTTAAAGGTCAACTGATGCAGCGAAAGGACGAGCTGCGCAACAGAATCTCAAAATCCATAAAAAAGATTAAAACCCTTGAAGCAGCCCAGGCCGATATCCTTGATCGGATCAACTCATATATCGATCTGGAACTTGAGGTAAAAAGTTTCAAGCGCCATTCAGATATGATTGAGCAGGTGGATCGTGCGCTGGCGCGTATTGATGACGGAAGTTTCGGATACTGTGAACTAACCGGCGATAAGATCGGACTGCGGCGTCTGGAAGCGATTCCTTTTGCTACCATGTCCATCAAAGCACTGGAAGCGTTTGAAGCTGACCAGAAAAAGATGTTTTTACCCAGACAGGCCTTATATTCTTAA